The Mucilaginibacter mallensis genome has a segment encoding these proteins:
- a CDS encoding glycoside hydrolase family 3 C-terminal domain-containing protein translates to MKHLINNRFLILLFIACVFSSLTPERNKKYSYDFQNPSLSIDKRVNDLVSRLTLEEKVGQMLNSAPAIERLGIPAYNWWNECLHGVARTSFKVTVYPQAIGMAATWDKNSLHQMADYTADEGRAINNESIKTGNRNIYLGLTYWTPNINIFRDPRWGRGQETYGEDPYLTGTMGKAFVTGLQGNDPKYLKAAACAKHYAIHSGPESSRHEFDAEISDYDLWDTYLPAFKNLVVNAKVAGVMCAYNAFKGQPCCGNDLLMNNILRNEWGFKGYVTSDCGAIDDFYQRHKTSKDAESAAADAVLHGTDVECGNVTYKTLVAAVKDGKLTEQQLDISVKRLFTIRFRLGMFDPPEMVKYAQITTNVLESAEHHAQALKMARQSIVLLKNQNNVLPLSKHLKKIAVVGPNADNGESILGNYNGMPSKLVTALQGIKAKLGEATEVVYVKGTDFVGNPGVVPDFRAVIDSVKDADAIIYIGGISPQLEGEEMSVKQAGFSGGDRTSIALPEVQTQLLKELNAIGKPVVFVMMTGSALAIPWEAEHIPAILNAWYGGQDAGTAIADVIFGDYNPAGRLPVTFYRSDKDLPSFTDYSMSNRTYRYFKGTPLYAFGYGLSYTNFKYGELTIPATINIGKKILVSVKVTNTGKRDGEEVSELYLSHSGLKVKTPIRALKGFERTFIKAGQSKIIQFELTPEDLSLIDDDGNAKELAGKVMISVGGSQPDAQAHMGGKVVYKQIIIN, encoded by the coding sequence ATGAAACATTTAATCAATAATCGATTCTTGATTTTGTTATTTATAGCGTGCGTTTTTTCATCCTTAACGCCGGAAAGGAACAAAAAATATTCGTATGATTTTCAAAATCCCTCGTTATCAATTGATAAACGGGTTAATGACCTGGTTTCGCGTTTAACGCTCGAAGAAAAGGTGGGCCAGATGCTAAATTCAGCGCCTGCTATTGAGCGTTTGGGCATACCCGCCTATAACTGGTGGAACGAATGCTTGCATGGTGTGGCTCGCACGTCATTTAAGGTAACTGTTTATCCGCAGGCCATTGGCATGGCGGCCACCTGGGATAAAAACTCACTCCACCAAATGGCCGATTATACCGCCGATGAAGGACGGGCTATTAATAATGAAAGCATTAAAACAGGTAACCGGAATATTTACCTGGGCCTAACCTACTGGACACCCAATATCAATATATTCAGAGATCCAAGGTGGGGGCGTGGGCAGGAAACTTATGGCGAAGACCCATATTTAACGGGGACAATGGGTAAGGCATTTGTTACCGGTTTACAGGGTAACGATCCCAAATACCTTAAAGCTGCAGCTTGTGCAAAGCATTACGCTATTCATAGCGGCCCCGAATCGTCAAGGCATGAATTTGATGCCGAAATAAGCGATTATGACCTTTGGGATACTTACCTGCCTGCTTTTAAAAACCTTGTTGTAAATGCAAAGGTTGCCGGCGTAATGTGTGCTTATAATGCTTTTAAAGGTCAGCCATGCTGCGGTAATGATTTGCTGATGAATAATATCTTACGTAATGAATGGGGTTTTAAAGGTTATGTAACTTCTGATTGTGGCGCTATTGATGATTTTTATCAACGGCATAAAACATCAAAGGATGCAGAAAGTGCAGCAGCAGATGCCGTATTGCACGGCACGGATGTAGAGTGCGGCAATGTAACTTATAAAACGCTGGTAGCCGCAGTAAAAGATGGCAAATTAACAGAGCAGCAATTAGATATATCGGTTAAACGATTGTTTACCATTCGCTTCCGTTTAGGAATGTTTGACCCGCCCGAGATGGTTAAATATGCACAAATCACCACCAATGTGCTGGAGAGTGCTGAACATCATGCGCAAGCATTAAAAATGGCGAGGCAATCAATAGTTCTTTTAAAAAATCAAAATAATGTACTGCCTTTAAGCAAGCATTTAAAAAAGATTGCGGTTGTTGGCCCCAATGCCGATAATGGGGAGAGCATATTGGGTAATTACAATGGTATGCCAAGCAAACTGGTTACTGCGTTGCAGGGTATCAAGGCAAAATTAGGTGAGGCTACAGAGGTAGTTTATGTAAAGGGAACTGATTTTGTTGGTAACCCTGGAGTTGTTCCTGATTTTAGGGCCGTGATTGACAGCGTAAAAGATGCGGACGCTATAATTTATATAGGTGGTATATCACCGCAGCTAGAAGGCGAGGAAATGAGCGTAAAACAGGCTGGCTTTAGCGGTGGCGACCGTACCTCGATAGCTTTGCCCGAAGTGCAGACCCAATTACTTAAAGAATTGAATGCCATAGGGAAACCCGTAGTTTTTGTAATGATGACCGGCTCAGCGTTAGCTATACCATGGGAAGCAGAACACATACCGGCTATTTTAAATGCCTGGTATGGCGGGCAGGACGCGGGTACAGCAATTGCTGATGTGATTTTTGGTGATTATAACCCTGCCGGAAGGCTCCCTGTTACATTTTATAGAAGCGATAAAGATTTACCCTCATTCACCGATTACTCCATGAGTAACCGTACTTACCGGTATTTTAAAGGTACGCCGCTTTATGCCTTTGGCTACGGGTTAAGTTATACAAACTTTAAGTACGGCGAGCTGACAATTCCGGCTACAATAAACATAGGTAAAAAAATACTGGTTAGCGTTAAGGTTACAAATACAGGTAAGAGAGACGGTGAAGAAGTTTCCGAATTATACTTGTCACATTCAGGCTTAAAGGTTAAAACACCCATAAGAGCATTAAAGGGATTTGAACGAACATTTATTAAAGCGGGACAAAGTAAAATAATCCAGTTTGAGCTAACCCCGGAAGATTTATCATTGATTGATGACGATGGTAACGCTAAAGAGTTGGCAGGGAAGGTGATGATAAGTGTTGGCGGCAGTCAGCCGGATGCGCAAGCCCACATGGGGGGCAAAGTAGTTTATAAACAGATAATTATCAACTAA
- a CDS encoding family 43 glycosylhydrolase, with amino-acid sequence MNLDYRYSLSMPSRREAADPTMIMFKNEYYLFASKSGGYWHSKDLLNWDLITTKDLPLEDYAPTTVIVDNEIYFMASGGHIKIYKTTDPKSGKWEVVNDDFPIGLTDPCLFFDDDRRMYLYYGCSNKEPLYAVELDLKNKLNPIGKPVATIYGNNKEHGWDNTGDYNENAVNAPWVEGSWMNKYHGKYYLQYATPGTQFKSYADVVYVSDLPFGPFKLQKSNPFSYKPEGFIAGAGHSSTFCDVYGNYWHIATMTISKIHMFERRLGLFPSGFDKDATLYTNTAFGDYPHYIPNKKFMNAGDLFTGWMLLSYKKPVEASSAIDSLPSKNAVDEDVRTYWSAKSGNKGEWLCVDLEKQCDVYALQINFADHNTNLLGRDNESAYQYVVQYSNDKIHWETLIDKSNNIEDLPHDYIELPKVINARYVKITNYHMPDGTFALSGFRVFGKGKGKLPEQVKNFTIERSGTDRKTVKISWDKIPNALGYNIRYGIARDKLYLNYQVYADTSIIIRSLDVNTDYYFTIDSFNENGITKGVQVH; translated from the coding sequence TTGAATCTGGATTATCGATATAGTTTGAGCATGCCTTCACGAAGGGAAGCTGCTGATCCAACCATGATCATGTTTAAAAATGAATATTATTTATTTGCTTCAAAGTCAGGTGGCTATTGGCATTCAAAAGATCTGTTGAATTGGGATTTAATCACCACAAAAGATCTTCCATTAGAAGACTATGCGCCAACCACCGTAATAGTGGATAATGAAATTTATTTTATGGCATCAGGCGGTCATATAAAAATTTACAAAACCACCGATCCGAAATCTGGTAAGTGGGAAGTTGTTAATGACGATTTTCCAATAGGATTAACAGATCCTTGTTTGTTTTTTGATGATGACAGAAGAATGTATTTGTATTATGGTTGTTCAAATAAAGAACCGCTGTATGCTGTTGAATTAGATTTAAAAAATAAATTAAACCCGATTGGGAAACCAGTTGCTACTATTTACGGGAATAATAAAGAACATGGTTGGGATAATACGGGCGACTATAACGAAAATGCCGTAAACGCTCCCTGGGTAGAGGGCTCGTGGATGAACAAATACCATGGAAAGTATTATTTGCAATATGCTACACCAGGCACCCAGTTTAAGAGCTATGCCGACGTGGTATATGTGTCAGATTTGCCCTTTGGACCATTTAAGCTGCAAAAAAGTAATCCGTTTTCCTACAAACCAGAAGGTTTCATTGCCGGAGCAGGGCATAGCAGTACTTTTTGTGATGTATATGGGAATTATTGGCATATAGCTACCATGACAATCTCTAAAATTCATATGTTCGAAAGGCGGTTGGGTCTATTTCCGTCCGGTTTTGACAAAGATGCTACCCTGTATACCAATACAGCCTTTGGCGATTATCCGCACTATATACCCAATAAAAAGTTTATGAATGCCGGGGATTTATTTACCGGTTGGATGCTGCTATCTTATAAAAAACCTGTTGAAGCATCATCAGCAATTGATTCGCTGCCATCAAAAAATGCAGTCGATGAAGATGTCAGAACCTATTGGAGCGCTAAATCGGGAAATAAAGGTGAATGGCTTTGTGTGGATTTGGAAAAGCAATGCGATGTGTATGCCTTACAAATCAATTTTGCCGATCACAATACCAACCTTTTGGGTAGAGATAATGAAAGTGCATATCAATATGTGGTGCAATATTCTAATGATAAAATTCATTGGGAAACCTTGATAGATAAATCCAATAATATCGAAGATCTGCCACACGACTATATTGAATTACCAAAAGTTATCAATGCCCGGTATGTGAAAATTACAAACTATCATATGCCAGATGGAACATTTGCACTTAGCGGTTTTCGTGTCTTTGGAAAAGGGAAAGGCAAGCTACCCGAACAAGTAAAAAACTTTACCATTGAAAGAAGCGGGACCGATAGAAAAACAGTAAAAATTAGTTGGGATAAAATCCCCAATGCTTTAGGCTATAATATTCGGTATGGAATAGCACGTGATAAATTATATTTAAACTATCAGGTTTACGCTGATACGTCTATAATTATTCGCAGCCTGGACGTAAATACAGATTACTATTTTACTATAGATTCTTTTAATGAAAATGGAATTACCAAAGGAGTACAGGTCCATTGA
- a CDS encoding sugar porter family MFS transporter, whose protein sequence is MAIVPALKTSKQLPSEEEIINTRFIILISMVAALGGLLFGFDTAIISGAIPYITPYFRLDGYSLGWAVSSILIGCAVGAMMAGLLADKYGRRLTLIICAVLFALSGLGSGLASNFTLFVLFRLIGGLGVGAAAMISPMYIAETAPASLRGTLVALYQLAIVLGILLAYFSNYLFEGAGENNWRYMFISQLVPSFLFLVMLLFVPETPRWLVKKGFKQEALLILTKISGSVAANQEIEEIDNTFKREKDSGLKLLFSKTYRPVLFIGILIAVFQQVTGINSILYYAPVIFKETGLSTASSLLQTIGIGVVNVIATFIAIGLVDKVGRKKFLLSGSLIMGMSLMAIAFCFHFRYFDNYVVLGFMLLYVGAFGCTLGAVTWVYLSEIFPNQVRGIAMSVATLALWLADFVVTYTFPVMTRQLGTSNTLFCYAVFCLIAFIYMIFKVPETKGRSLEEIESIFIK, encoded by the coding sequence ATGGCTATAGTGCCTGCTCTAAAAACGTCAAAACAACTCCCTTCAGAAGAAGAAATAATAAACACCAGATTTATTATTCTCATCAGTATGGTGGCCGCATTAGGTGGTCTCTTATTTGGGTTTGATACAGCTATTATTTCAGGTGCTATACCCTATATTACGCCTTATTTTAGACTGGATGGGTATTCATTAGGCTGGGCGGTTAGTTCAATACTGATTGGTTGCGCTGTGGGTGCAATGATGGCAGGGCTACTGGCTGATAAATATGGGAGGCGTTTAACGCTCATTATATGTGCTGTATTGTTCGCCCTTTCTGGTCTGGGATCTGGTTTAGCATCAAATTTTACTTTATTCGTCCTCTTTCGTTTGATCGGAGGGCTGGGTGTAGGTGCAGCTGCAATGATTTCCCCAATGTATATTGCTGAAACCGCACCTGCTTCATTACGTGGGACATTGGTAGCATTATACCAGTTGGCTATTGTTCTTGGCATATTGCTGGCCTATTTTTCCAATTATCTTTTTGAAGGGGCTGGTGAGAACAACTGGCGATATATGTTTATATCACAACTTGTTCCTTCTTTTTTATTCCTGGTAATGTTATTATTTGTCCCTGAAACACCGCGTTGGCTGGTTAAAAAAGGTTTTAAGCAGGAAGCATTATTAATATTGACAAAAATATCAGGTAGTGTAGCCGCTAATCAGGAAATCGAGGAAATTGATAACACTTTTAAACGCGAAAAAGATTCAGGTTTAAAACTATTATTTAGTAAGACTTATCGCCCTGTATTATTCATCGGTATATTAATCGCAGTTTTCCAGCAAGTAACCGGCATTAATTCCATCCTTTATTATGCGCCCGTTATATTTAAAGAAACAGGTTTGAGCACGGCATCTTCTTTATTGCAAACTATCGGTATAGGTGTTGTGAACGTGATAGCAACTTTTATTGCTATCGGCCTGGTGGATAAGGTAGGCAGGAAAAAATTCTTGTTAAGTGGAAGCTTAATAATGGGTATGTCTTTAATGGCTATTGCATTCTGTTTTCACTTCCGGTATTTTGATAATTATGTTGTGCTCGGGTTTATGTTGCTATATGTAGGAGCATTCGGATGTACACTTGGCGCCGTTACGTGGGTATACCTTTCTGAAATTTTTCCAAACCAGGTACGGGGTATCGCAATGTCGGTTGCAACGCTTGCTTTATGGCTTGCTGATTTTGTAGTCACCTACACGTTTCCTGTAATGACCCGCCAGCTAGGCACCTCAAATACGCTGTTTTGTTATGCTGTATTTTGTTTGATCGCTTTTATATATATGATTTTTAAAGTACCGGAAACTAAAGGCAGATCATTGGAAGAAATAGAATCCATTTTTATTAAATAA
- a CDS encoding phytanoyl-CoA dioxygenase family protein, with translation MNFEYAYIKGAKVSPGNISFYKEYGYLVAEQLLTDDEINELRIETAEIFRGSRGHVEGMVDPGDLTNDEILKKYVAIHFPHKISEVIKAYLNHERVIDVLTKIVSPNVKCMQSMLFVKAPGKAGQAWHQDEYYIPTRDKSLIGVWIAIDNATIDNGCLWLIPGSNKLGYIMKRVPNSNDEYADVDTVDVSGFAKENIIPVEVKKGSVVFFNGYTLHSSLKNKTTDSFRTALVNHYMSAESMLPWDQDGKFEPTEDLRDIMIVSGEDPYAYKGISDMNKPYLRPETLKIKTEL, from the coding sequence ATGAATTTTGAATATGCGTATATAAAGGGTGCAAAGGTATCGCCCGGCAACATCAGTTTTTACAAAGAATATGGTTACCTGGTTGCTGAACAGTTGCTGACAGATGACGAAATTAATGAATTGAGAATAGAAACTGCAGAAATATTCAGGGGAAGCCGCGGGCATGTGGAGGGGATGGTAGATCCGGGCGACTTAACGAACGATGAGATACTTAAAAAGTATGTAGCGATACATTTTCCACATAAAATATCAGAGGTGATTAAAGCATATCTAAATCACGAAAGGGTAATTGATGTGCTTACAAAAATTGTAAGCCCTAATGTGAAATGTATGCAATCCATGTTGTTTGTGAAAGCCCCGGGTAAGGCAGGCCAGGCCTGGCACCAGGATGAATACTACATTCCTACCAGGGATAAGTCATTAATAGGCGTCTGGATTGCGATTGATAACGCTACCATTGACAATGGTTGTTTATGGCTCATTCCGGGATCAAACAAACTCGGCTATATCATGAAAAGGGTGCCCAATAGCAACGATGAATATGCTGATGTGGATACGGTCGACGTATCAGGTTTTGCAAAGGAAAATATTATCCCGGTTGAAGTTAAAAAGGGTTCAGTTGTTTTTTTTAATGGATACACCCTGCATAGTTCTCTAAAAAATAAGACTACGGATAGTTTTCGTACGGCATTGGTTAATCACTACATGAGCGCAGAATCAATGTTGCCATGGGATCAGGACGGAAAATTTGAACCGACAGAGGATCTAAGAGATATTATGATAGTTTCCGGCGAAGATCCTTATGCTTATAAAGGCATCTCAGATATGAACAAGCCCTACTTAAGGCCAGAAACATTGAAAATTAAAACAGAGTTATAA
- a CDS encoding xylose isomerase: MELKFFCPRWGCENIKPEEFFKLAKLQGYDGIEYAIQSNLPSSIIDEIFNIAAKEDMLLIAQHYDTNEADYHKHYDAYNAWLWKMNGYKPFIINSQTGKDFFTFEENTALINAAKKFSQDTGIKVYHETHRNKFSFAAHITKEYLQKMPDLRITLDASHWVCVAESFLEDQQGAMQLAIERTEHIHARVGYEEGPQVPDPRVPEWQYALNRHLNWWDKVAERKKLEGAVLTITPEFGPFPYMVSLPFTQQPITNQWEVNAYMMQLLKERYS; this comes from the coding sequence ATGGAATTGAAGTTTTTTTGCCCACGTTGGGGATGCGAAAATATAAAGCCGGAGGAGTTCTTCAAACTAGCTAAATTACAAGGATATGATGGCATAGAATATGCCATTCAAAGCAATTTACCTAGCTCAATAATTGATGAGATCTTTAACATAGCTGCGAAAGAAGATATGTTGTTAATAGCCCAACATTACGACACTAACGAGGCAGACTACCACAAGCATTATGATGCCTATAACGCGTGGCTGTGGAAAATGAATGGCTACAAACCGTTTATAATTAATTCGCAGACCGGTAAAGATTTTTTCACTTTTGAAGAGAACACAGCTTTGATTAACGCAGCAAAGAAATTCTCACAAGATACCGGTATTAAAGTGTATCATGAAACCCATCGGAATAAGTTCTCATTTGCTGCACATATTACAAAAGAATACCTCCAAAAGATGCCTGATTTACGAATTACACTGGATGCATCTCATTGGGTCTGCGTAGCTGAGTCGTTTTTAGAAGATCAGCAGGGTGCTATGCAATTGGCTATTGAAAGAACAGAACATATTCATGCCAGAGTAGGCTATGAAGAAGGCCCACAGGTGCCTGATCCACGTGTTCCTGAATGGCAGTATGCACTAAATAGGCATTTAAACTGGTGGGACAAGGTAGCGGAACGTAAAAAACTTGAAGGTGCAGTATTAACCATAACACCTGAGTTTGGGCCATTTCCTTATATGGTTTCATTGCCGTTTACTCAGCAACCTATTACTAATCAATGGGAAGTAAATGCATATATGATGCAGCTATTAAAAGAAAGATACAGTTAA
- a CDS encoding right-handed parallel beta-helix repeat-containing protein: MKLKLLILLVLTTLVVSAKEYHVSVNGSDANNGSISKPFRTISAAAKMAMPGDVIIVHAGVYREQVAPPRGGNSEKERIWYRAAKGEKVEVKGSEIIKGWKRLGTSIWQVTIPNSFFGKFNPYRDTIHGDWLEKGSWCHTGEVYLNGTPLIETNKIKQLDSATIKAPHWYCKVDEKNTVIWADFFDVDPNEKMVEINVRQAVFYPSQTGINYIRISGFVMSQAATPWAPPTAEQIGLIGTHWSKGWIIENNDISYSKCVGITLGKYGDEWDNKSESVEGFTKTTERALDHSWNKEHIGSHLVRNNQISHCGQAGIAGSLGVVFSTISGNSIHDIADQKLFWGYEMAGIKLHAAIDVEISHNHIYRTEGGIWLDWMAQGTRVTKNFLHDNHVQDFSLEVDHGPVLVDNNLFLSPQQAQVRLSQGVAFVHNLIAWKLWETNDADPRLTPFLKPHSTAIAGFHNNPCGDTRFYNNVFLGRTDLSPYNNAVLPVQMEGNVYLMDAHPSKYEQQPVQKPDYNPAIEVEEKNEKWYLTMNLEKSWSDKIKPKLITSKLLGTAVVSEQSFDDITGNTILFNTDYWGIERDTKSPCAGPFEIKENERQRIRVW; the protein is encoded by the coding sequence ATGAAGCTTAAATTGCTGATTTTATTGGTATTGACAACTTTAGTTGTCTCTGCTAAAGAATATCATGTATCTGTAAATGGGAGCGATGCAAATAATGGCAGCATCTCAAAACCATTTAGAACAATTTCGGCAGCTGCAAAAATGGCCATGCCCGGAGATGTGATCATTGTACATGCCGGTGTTTATAGGGAGCAGGTTGCACCGCCCCGTGGTGGCAACTCGGAGAAAGAACGAATTTGGTATAGAGCTGCTAAGGGCGAAAAAGTTGAAGTGAAGGGCTCTGAAATAATCAAAGGTTGGAAAAGATTAGGCACATCTATATGGCAGGTTACGATACCCAATAGTTTCTTTGGAAAATTTAATCCATACCGCGATACAATTCATGGCGACTGGCTTGAAAAAGGAAGTTGGTGCCATACCGGCGAAGTGTACTTGAACGGAACCCCCTTAATAGAAACTAACAAGATAAAGCAACTGGATTCAGCCACCATCAAAGCTCCACATTGGTATTGCAAGGTTGATGAAAAGAATACAGTGATTTGGGCTGATTTTTTTGATGTGGATCCCAATGAAAAAATGGTTGAGATCAATGTTCGGCAAGCCGTATTCTATCCATCGCAAACGGGTATCAACTATATTAGAATTTCAGGTTTTGTGATGAGCCAGGCCGCTACCCCATGGGCACCTCCAACGGCCGAACAGATTGGTTTAATTGGAACACACTGGAGTAAAGGCTGGATAATTGAAAATAATGATATCAGCTATTCAAAATGTGTTGGTATTACACTTGGTAAATATGGCGATGAATGGGATAATAAGTCAGAATCGGTAGAAGGCTTCACCAAAACAACGGAACGGGCACTCGATCATTCATGGAATAAAGAACATATTGGGAGTCATTTGGTAAGAAACAATCAAATCAGCCATTGCGGCCAGGCAGGTATTGCAGGCAGCCTGGGGGTAGTTTTCAGCACCATCTCCGGAAATTCTATCCATGATATTGCTGACCAAAAACTATTTTGGGGTTATGAAATGGCCGGAATAAAACTACATGCCGCTATTGATGTTGAAATAAGCCACAATCATATATACCGTACAGAAGGTGGAATATGGCTCGACTGGATGGCACAGGGAACCCGTGTAACAAAAAACTTTTTGCACGATAACCATGTACAGGATTTTTCTTTGGAAGTGGATCATGGGCCAGTATTGGTGGATAATAATTTATTTCTTTCGCCGCAACAAGCACAAGTGAGGTTATCGCAAGGGGTAGCATTTGTACACAATCTTATTGCTTGGAAACTTTGGGAAACTAATGATGCCGATCCACGATTAACGCCTTTTCTGAAACCACATTCAACTGCAATTGCCGGTTTTCATAATAACCCCTGTGGTGATACACGGTTTTACAATAATGTGTTTTTAGGAAGAACAGATCTGTCGCCTTACAATAATGCAGTATTGCCGGTGCAAATGGAGGGCAATGTGTATTTGATGGATGCCCATCCCTCAAAATATGAGCAACAACCTGTACAGAAACCGGACTATAACCCAGCTATTGAAGTAGAAGAAAAAAATGAGAAATGGTATCTTACTATGAACTTAGAAAAGTCATGGTCAGACAAAATAAAACCCAAACTGATTACCAGTAAATTGCTTGGAACAGCAGTGGTTTCCGAACAATCGTTTGACGACATTACTGGCAATACTATTCTTTTCAATACTGATTATTGGGGAATAGAAAGAGACACTAAGAGTCCTTGTGCCGGGCCTTTTGAAATCAAAGAAAATGAGCGTCAACGAATAAGAGTATGGTAA
- a CDS encoding right-handed parallel beta-helix repeat-containing protein: METNVISLYLKRIICKNKMVLMKFKLLILLVFTTLVVSAKEYHVSVNGSDANDGSASKPFKTISAAANVAMPGDVITVHAGVYREQITPPRGGNSELERIIYQAAKGEKVEIKGSEIIKGWQKIGNDTWMVKIPNSFFGKFNPYSDLIRGDWYYSPKGCHYHTGAVYLNGDWLMEAIKQDDVMKAADEKKPLWFATVDSTSTTIWAQFKNVDPNKETVEINVRQTVFYPDKPFINYITVRGFTMQQAATNWAPPTAAQMGLVGTHWSKGWIIENNIIQYSKCVGIALGKYGDKWDNNNTESALGYVGTINRALAFGWNKGTVGGHIVRNNTIAYCEQGGVVGSMGCSFSIVEGNTIHDIHVRRLFSGAEMAGIKFHGAVDVQIRNNHIYHNVLGIWLDWMAQGVQIKNNLMDDNEQDVFLEVDHGPMLISNNILLSKNSLYMNSSGAAFVHNIFGGKINVISYDNRLTPYLKPHSTFVAGLHDNPGGDIHFINNLFVNGGDAGEYKKAILPVIFDGNVYVKGAVRAVSGDKKRSFGEISPEAKEKLKNVPDKDAVETNFLAEENFDASAKLVTENEKMYLEIALDKNWLIKQKRKLVTSQLLGKAIIPDLPFENTDGSQLRIEKDYSGQKRNVLNPSPGPFEIVKSGRQQIRVW; the protein is encoded by the coding sequence ATGGAAACTAATGTAATCTCATTGTATTTGAAAAGAATTATATGCAAAAACAAGATGGTATTGATGAAGTTTAAATTGCTGATTTTATTGGTATTTACAACTTTAGTTGTCTCTGCTAAGGAATATCATGTATCGGTAAATGGGAGCGATGCAAATGATGGAAGCGCGTCAAAGCCATTTAAAACTATATCAGCTGCCGCAAATGTGGCCATGCCGGGCGATGTGATCACGGTTCATGCAGGCGTATACCGGGAGCAGATTACGCCTCCCCGTGGTGGCAATTCAGAACTGGAGCGGATCATTTACCAGGCAGCCAAAGGAGAGAAGGTTGAGATTAAAGGTTCGGAAATAATCAAAGGCTGGCAAAAAATCGGTAATGATACCTGGATGGTAAAAATACCGAATAGTTTTTTTGGGAAATTTAATCCCTACAGCGATTTAATCCGGGGCGATTGGTATTATTCTCCCAAAGGCTGTCACTATCATACCGGGGCAGTGTATCTGAATGGGGACTGGTTGATGGAGGCCATTAAACAGGATGATGTGATGAAAGCAGCAGACGAAAAAAAGCCACTTTGGTTTGCAACTGTTGATTCAACCTCAACAACAATATGGGCACAGTTTAAAAATGTGGACCCTAACAAAGAAACCGTTGAGATCAATGTACGGCAAACTGTTTTTTATCCCGATAAACCATTTATTAATTACATCACGGTTCGCGGTTTTACCATGCAGCAAGCCGCTACTAATTGGGCACCACCTACAGCTGCGCAAATGGGACTTGTTGGCACACACTGGAGTAAAGGATGGATTATTGAGAATAATATAATCCAATACTCAAAATGCGTGGGCATTGCATTGGGTAAATACGGCGATAAGTGGGATAATAACAATACCGAATCGGCACTGGGGTATGTAGGCACCATTAACCGGGCATTGGCATTTGGATGGAATAAAGGCACTGTTGGAGGGCATATTGTTCGCAATAACACCATTGCATATTGTGAGCAGGGAGGTGTAGTAGGTAGTATGGGCTGTTCATTTAGCATTGTTGAAGGCAATACTATTCATGATATCCATGTGCGAAGGTTATTCAGTGGTGCTGAAATGGCCGGCATTAAATTTCATGGGGCTGTTGATGTGCAGATCCGTAACAACCATATCTACCACAATGTTTTGGGGATTTGGCTTGATTGGATGGCACAGGGAGTACAAATAAAAAATAACCTGATGGACGACAACGAACAGGATGTTTTTTTAGAAGTAGATCATGGGCCGATGTTAATTAGTAACAATATATTACTTTCAAAAAATAGCTTGTACATGAACTCCAGTGGCGCGGCATTCGTGCATAACATATTTGGGGGTAAGATAAACGTGATTTCTTACGACAACAGGTTGACGCCCTATCTGAAACCACATTCAACTTTTGTTGCCGGGTTACATGACAATCCTGGTGGCGATATTCATTTTATAAATAATTTATTTGTGAACGGGGGCGATGCAGGAGAATATAAGAAAGCCATATTACCGGTGATCTTCGATGGGAATGTTTATGTGAAGGGTGCTGTCAGGGCAGTATCAGGAGATAAAAAAAGGAGCTTTGGAGAAATAAGTCCAGAAGCAAAAGAGAAACTAAAAAATGTGCCGGACAAAGATGCCGTGGAAACAAATTTTTTGGCAGAGGAAAATTTTGATGCCAGTGCAAAGTTGGTAACGGAAAACGAAAAAATGTATCTCGAAATAGCCTTGGACAAAAATTGGCTAATCAAGCAAAAAAGAAAATTGGTGACAAGCCAACTGTTAGGTAAAGCCATCATTCCCGATTTACCGTTCGAGAATACAGATGGCTCTCAGCTAAGGATTGAAAAGGATTATTCTGGCCAGAAACGAAACGTTCTCAATCCGTCTCCGGGGCCATTTGAAATAGTGAAAAGTGGAAGGCAACAAATAAGAGTATGGTAA